The following proteins are co-located in the Imtechella halotolerans genome:
- a CDS encoding serine hydrolase domain-containing protein has protein sequence MKTIYLLTLSALTFIVSACADAQNYRTSKPPLVETKEKNIDKITNELQKEHLLGTFDGLITISKGNSILFKHAYGFADRKDRRENTTETIIDIGSIAKTFTAASILQLAAQDKLKLTNTIGDYYPSASEKVASITIEQLLTHSSGMDNFHNDSDFELMNKSEAVDRILSMPLIFNAGAKIAYSNAAYTLLASVVEQISGQTFKEYVIDNLIVPFGLSNTGFYGDPHIKSDRLALGYGGERPGKTTFERELTWALIGAGGMVSSIDDLVLWFSVLSQGKIFPENSSISVFKVVNERWLLGSFSQFEFLETSVIQMGGSTDYGYTALIQYIAEDDLLVVLLLNGHDQKYKNATHHKLSRNHILPLLLSDN, from the coding sequence ATGAAAACCATTTACCTACTTACACTATCAGCGCTTACCTTTATAGTATCCGCTTGCGCAGATGCTCAAAACTACAGGACCTCCAAACCTCCATTAGTTGAAACTAAGGAAAAAAACATAGATAAAATTACAAATGAACTTCAAAAGGAACACCTATTAGGCACTTTTGATGGATTAATAACCATTTCAAAAGGGAATAGCATATTGTTCAAGCATGCCTATGGTTTTGCCGACCGAAAAGACAGAAGGGAAAATACCACTGAAACCATTATTGATATTGGATCCATTGCCAAGACATTTACTGCTGCTTCTATTTTGCAACTTGCAGCTCAAGACAAATTAAAGCTAACTAATACTATTGGTGATTATTATCCCAGTGCTTCTGAGAAAGTGGCATCGATAACCATTGAGCAATTACTTACGCATTCAAGTGGCATGGATAATTTTCATAATGACTCGGATTTTGAATTAATGAATAAAAGTGAAGCGGTGGATAGAATTCTTTCGATGCCATTAATCTTCAATGCCGGAGCTAAAATTGCCTATTCTAATGCTGCATATACATTGTTAGCATCCGTAGTTGAACAAATTAGCGGTCAAACATTCAAGGAATATGTAATCGATAATTTGATTGTACCATTTGGCCTTAGTAATACGGGTTTCTATGGTGATCCGCATATAAAATCAGATAGATTAGCTCTTGGGTATGGGGGTGAAAGACCAGGGAAAACAACGTTTGAGAGAGAGTTGACTTGGGCTTTGATAGGAGCAGGGGGGATGGTATCCTCCATTGATGATCTGGTGTTATGGTTCTCTGTACTTTCACAAGGAAAGATTTTTCCAGAAAATTCTTCAATTAGTGTATTTAAGGTTGTAAACGAACGATGGCTGTTAGGTAGTTTTTCGCAATTTGAATTTCTTGAAACTTCTGTTATTCAAATGGGTGGAAGCACTGATTATGGTTATACAGCGCTCATTCAATATATTGCGGAAGATGATTTATTAGTAGTATTGCTTCTTAATGGACATGATCAAAAATATAAAAATGCCACACATCACAAACTTAGTCGAAACCATATTTTACCTTTACTTTTAAGTGATAATTAA
- a CDS encoding sugar O-acetyltransferase, producing MTEKEKMLHGDYYDSRDTELIKIYHKARKLLREYNQLDSELIQERERILNELFKFKGTGVWIEAPFFCDYGENISIGENTFINTNCMFLDNNKISIGENGLIGPFVQIYTASHPLKASERIIIRENKKGYLTSCKPVKIGNNVWIGGNTVIFPGVIVGDNVTIGAGSVVTKDIPDNVLAYGNPCVVKKSLG from the coding sequence GTGACTGAAAAAGAGAAAATGCTACATGGAGACTATTATGACTCCAGAGATACCGAATTAATAAAAATATACCATAAGGCTAGAAAATTACTTAGGGAATACAACCAACTTGATTCCGAATTAATCCAAGAAAGGGAACGAATATTAAATGAACTTTTTAAATTTAAAGGTACCGGTGTTTGGATTGAAGCGCCCTTTTTCTGTGATTATGGTGAAAATATTTCAATTGGAGAAAACACCTTCATAAACACAAATTGTATGTTTTTAGACAATAACAAGATCAGTATCGGTGAAAATGGATTGATTGGTCCTTTTGTCCAAATTTACACTGCAAGTCATCCTTTAAAAGCATCTGAACGAATAATTATTAGAGAGAATAAAAAGGGATACCTCACCTCTTGTAAACCGGTTAAAATTGGTAACAATGTTTGGATTGGAGGAAATACGGTGATTTTCCCTGGAGTAATAGTAGGAGATAATGTTACTATTGGAGCTGGAAGTGTGGTAACGAAAGATATCCCAGATAACGTTTTAGCATATGGAAATCCCTGTGTAGTGAAAAAGAGTTTAGGATAA
- a CDS encoding NAD(P)H-dependent oxidoreductase yields MKKILIINGHPDKESFNFALSESYKKGAEKSNATIELINIRELDFNPNLEFGYRKKSELEPDLLDAQAKLKWADHVVWIYPVWWSSVPAIMKGFIDRILLPGFAFKKRKNSLFSDKCLTGKTGRIICTLDQPFWYYKWVYGNPSHKAMKKGTLKYIGINKVQITTIGPIRFSNDKFRAKWLTKIENLGLANR; encoded by the coding sequence ATGAAGAAAATACTTATCATAAATGGTCATCCCGATAAGGAAAGCTTCAATTTTGCACTTTCCGAATCCTATAAAAAGGGAGCTGAAAAGTCAAATGCTACTATTGAATTAATCAATATCCGGGAATTGGACTTTAACCCAAACCTCGAATTTGGATATAGAAAGAAATCAGAATTGGAACCAGACTTATTGGATGCTCAGGCAAAATTAAAATGGGCAGATCATGTAGTTTGGATATATCCTGTATGGTGGAGCTCTGTACCTGCTATTATGAAAGGTTTCATAGACCGAATTTTACTTCCAGGGTTTGCCTTTAAAAAAAGGAAGAATTCATTGTTTAGCGATAAATGTCTTACCGGAAAAACGGGAAGAATAATTTGCACATTAGATCAACCTTTTTGGTATTATAAATGGGTTTATGGGAATCCCAGTCATAAGGCCATGAAAAAAGGAACATTGAAATATATTGGAATAAATAAAGTCCAAATCACTACGATTGGCCCAATTAGGTTTTCAAACGATAAATTTAGAGCCAAATGGTTAACGAAAATTGAAAACTTAGGTCTTGCCAATAGGTAA
- a CDS encoding glucose 1-dehydrogenase — translation MEVNKLFDLTGKTAIVTGGANGIGKATAMILAKHGANISIGDFNIEDAKKTAKEIEKLGVKAIAVSCNVLKDEDLVHLIDTTVSKLGGIHILINNAGGGGAGRENPFKISVEDIKRDFELNVFSGWRLCQLAVPHMKKAGYGSIVFTTSMSSINKSPNMSGYGGSKAAVNHMVANLAYDFGPEVRINAVGPGATRTAALESVLTPEIEKTMLKHTPIKRLGTADDIAGAMLYFASPISEWVSGQTIFVNGGGQQTLE, via the coding sequence ATGGAAGTAAATAAACTATTTGATTTAACAGGAAAAACTGCGATCGTTACAGGCGGTGCAAATGGCATTGGAAAAGCTACTGCAATGATTTTGGCAAAACATGGGGCCAACATTTCTATAGGGGATTTTAATATAGAGGATGCTAAAAAAACAGCCAAGGAAATTGAAAAATTAGGGGTTAAAGCAATTGCTGTTTCTTGTAATGTTTTGAAAGATGAAGATTTAGTACACTTAATTGACACTACAGTTTCAAAACTTGGCGGAATTCATATTCTAATTAACAATGCCGGCGGTGGCGGTGCTGGACGAGAAAACCCCTTTAAAATTTCTGTAGAAGATATAAAGAGAGACTTCGAGTTAAATGTATTTAGCGGGTGGCGACTATGTCAATTAGCCGTACCACATATGAAAAAGGCAGGTTACGGCTCCATTGTTTTTACTACTTCCATGTCCAGTATTAATAAAAGCCCAAATATGAGTGGTTATGGAGGTTCAAAAGCTGCTGTAAACCATATGGTAGCAAATTTGGCCTACGATTTCGGCCCGGAGGTACGAATCAATGCAGTTGGTCCCGGAGCTACCAGGACAGCTGCTTTAGAAAGTGTTTTAACTCCCGAAATTGAAAAGACGATGCTCAAACACACACCCATAAAACGACTAGGGACTGCAGACGATATAGCAGGAGCCATGCTTTATTTTGCTTCGCCAATTTCAGAATGGGTTAGCGGACAAACCATCTTTGTAAATGGTGGTGGCCAGCAAACACTGGAATAG
- a CDS encoding DoxX family protein gives MNTNKLIYWISTSLFSASMLYSSYLYFTAPELKGAFVGLGFTQDYFRIELGIAKILGALALILPMVPKGIKNFAYAGFTINLVSAIIAHMAMGYHSYGFVVFSVITLSLSYYSFLKLPLAKEPVLS, from the coding sequence ATGAACACGAATAAACTTATTTATTGGATTAGTACTAGCTTATTTTCAGCTTCAATGCTTTATAGTAGCTATTTGTATTTCACTGCTCCAGAATTAAAAGGAGCATTTGTTGGTCTTGGATTTACCCAGGACTATTTTAGAATTGAATTGGGAATAGCTAAAATATTAGGAGCCTTAGCTCTAATCCTTCCAATGGTACCAAAAGGAATTAAAAACTTTGCCTACGCAGGTTTCACCATCAACCTAGTCTCAGCTATTATAGCCCACATGGCAATGGGCTATCATTCATATGGATTCGTAGTGTTTTCAGTAATTACACTGTCATTATCCTACTATAGCTTCCTTAAATTACCCCTTGCCAAAGAACCAGTATTGTCCTAA
- a CDS encoding glucuronyl esterase domain-containing protein, whose amino-acid sequence MSFQGSKKQIHLLGLLSLVFVLFSGGLGLFGQDKSKESNKRRIQYLNQLYVTLLPDDYRIHPTALAPTPEDSTWTDWQKRSGELPPDFKSMPSLPFLPDPLIIDEGGANIPVKTIEDWNTKRQWIKEQAQYWITGTMPPSPTNLKWTVLNERKVDGLMEKDVLLEFGPDHSASLHLTLLYPPGEGPFPVFMCSWKKDRYDWVQAGVRRGYIGVRFTATDPKYGFTDDSQEYEKIWWPEYDFSAINRWAWAASRAIDYLYTLPEINKDQIGLAGFSRNGKMALWAAAYDERIKAVVPISAGTGGENPFRYTSDKYRNETIELLTRVRPHWLHPRLRFYVGRESKLPVDMNSLMALVAPRGLMLTSSIIESAGNHFGIEQAYYSAKKAYDFLGAGDQIAVDLRYGLHAPANRDMERYFDFFDYVFKRGSMKPKNELFHTYSFSKWVRLSNEFIDPLDFRPNESDDLLKDKNAKPIKSSEDWEKKKKDIAQQLEWVMGKEPPSLGPGIQTDYLRETLKEPMLESTIGSQDISFGTLYYPINAEGKPKDDHLPVVIYLHEFSYSAGFSKSKEIIEQFTNSGFAVYTYDQIGFGTRIEEGTLFYDRFAKWSKLGRMVADVRWAIDELSAIEFLDKNKIMVVGYALGGTVALYSGALDPRISGVVSVSGFTPMRSDTTGKTAEGIYHYSHLHGLLPRLGFFVGEETRIPYDFHEILASLAPRPVLVVAPKWDQYASVKDVSQSVKDANRVYSLYSDHVKIQLEVPDDYSRFSSDTQKRVVAWLKGL is encoded by the coding sequence ATGAGTTTTCAAGGTAGTAAGAAACAAATCCATTTATTGGGGCTATTAAGCCTAGTATTTGTTCTTTTTTCCGGAGGACTGGGTTTATTTGGTCAAGATAAGTCTAAGGAATCAAATAAACGTAGAATCCAGTATTTGAATCAGTTGTATGTTACATTATTACCTGATGATTATAGAATTCATCCAACAGCACTTGCGCCAACCCCTGAAGACTCAACATGGACTGATTGGCAAAAAAGATCTGGGGAATTACCTCCGGATTTTAAATCTATGCCTTCTTTGCCCTTTCTCCCAGACCCATTAATCATAGATGAGGGAGGAGCCAATATCCCGGTGAAAACCATTGAAGATTGGAATACTAAAAGACAGTGGATTAAAGAGCAGGCCCAATATTGGATTACGGGTACAATGCCTCCATCACCTACTAATTTAAAATGGACCGTTTTAAATGAACGTAAGGTGGATGGCCTTATGGAAAAAGACGTTTTATTGGAATTTGGTCCTGATCATTCAGCAAGTCTTCACCTTACGCTGCTGTATCCTCCAGGTGAAGGCCCCTTCCCAGTATTTATGTGTTCATGGAAAAAGGATAGGTATGATTGGGTACAAGCTGGAGTCAGAAGAGGATATATTGGAGTTCGATTTACGGCTACAGACCCTAAATACGGATTTACCGATGATAGTCAGGAATATGAGAAAATATGGTGGCCTGAGTATGATTTTAGTGCAATTAACCGCTGGGCTTGGGCCGCTTCGAGAGCTATTGATTATCTGTATACACTTCCTGAAATAAATAAGGATCAAATAGGCTTAGCTGGATTCTCAAGAAATGGAAAAATGGCCTTATGGGCAGCAGCCTATGATGAGCGAATTAAAGCTGTGGTACCTATAAGTGCTGGAACTGGTGGGGAAAATCCATTTAGATACACTTCGGATAAGTATAGAAATGAGACCATAGAATTGCTTACCCGTGTTAGACCTCATTGGTTGCATCCGAGGTTGCGATTTTATGTAGGCAGGGAGTCTAAACTACCTGTGGATATGAATTCCTTAATGGCTTTGGTAGCACCAAGAGGGCTTATGCTGACATCTTCGATAATAGAGTCTGCAGGGAATCATTTTGGAATTGAACAAGCCTATTATTCAGCCAAGAAGGCATACGATTTTTTGGGAGCTGGCGATCAAATTGCTGTTGATTTGCGTTATGGACTTCATGCCCCGGCCAACCGTGATATGGAACGTTATTTTGATTTCTTTGACTATGTTTTTAAAAGAGGTAGTATGAAACCCAAAAATGAATTGTTTCATACGTATAGTTTTTCAAAATGGGTAAGACTGTCCAATGAATTCATAGATCCCTTAGATTTTAGACCCAATGAATCTGATGACTTGTTAAAGGATAAGAACGCAAAACCTATAAAAAGTAGTGAAGATTGGGAGAAAAAGAAAAAAGACATAGCTCAGCAACTTGAGTGGGTTATGGGAAAGGAACCGCCTTCTCTGGGCCCAGGTATTCAAACGGACTATCTTAGAGAAACCCTAAAGGAACCAATGCTGGAGTCAACCATTGGAAGTCAGGATATTTCTTTTGGGACACTTTATTATCCAATCAATGCTGAGGGAAAACCCAAAGATGATCATTTACCGGTGGTAATATACCTACATGAATTCAGTTATTCTGCTGGTTTTTCAAAATCAAAGGAAATTATTGAACAGTTCACTAATAGTGGCTTTGCCGTCTATACTTATGATCAGATAGGTTTTGGAACTCGAATTGAAGAGGGAACCTTGTTTTATGATCGCTTTGCAAAGTGGAGTAAATTAGGTCGAATGGTAGCTGATGTGCGATGGGCTATAGATGAACTATCGGCCATTGAGTTTCTTGATAAAAATAAAATTATGGTCGTTGGATACGCGCTTGGAGGAACTGTAGCCCTTTATAGCGGAGCACTGGATCCTCGTATTTCTGGAGTGGTTTCTGTATCCGGTTTTACACCCATGAGAAGCGATACCACCGGTAAGACAGCGGAAGGTATCTATCATTATTCGCACCTGCATGGTCTGTTACCCAGATTAGGGTTCTTTGTGGGAGAAGAAACAAGAATTCCCTATGATTTTCATGAAATACTTGCATCCTTAGCACCCCGTCCTGTTTTAGTGGTAGCCCCAAAATGGGATCAGTATGCCTCCGTAAAGGACGTTAGTCAATCGGTGAAAGATGCCAACAGGGTGTATTCCCTTTATTCGGACCATGTCAAAATTCAATTGGAGGTACCTGATGACTATAGCAGGTTTTCTTCAGACACCCAAAAAAGGGTGGTGGCATGGTTGAAGGGATTATAA
- a CDS encoding SDR family NAD(P)-dependent oxidoreductase, whose protein sequence is MNSTKEKVVWITGASSGIGKAMAHKWSQLGYKVVLSARRQELLKAIAMGIKDSGGEALVIPVDIMEETSIEKAVQQIITSLGRLDVVVANAGFGVIGSIEKLTAKDWNRQLQGNVTGLALTVKYALPYLEKTNGRIGLVGSIAAYLPNPYVGAYGASKAAVNSIGKTLQVELKNSGVSCTTLHPGFVVSEIARVDNDGVWHPDRPDPRPSNLMWPTDKAAKVMVRAILKRKRNYVFTGHGRILVWLQRWFPGLVRTIISKGPKPEL, encoded by the coding sequence ATGAATTCAACCAAAGAAAAGGTAGTTTGGATAACCGGGGCTTCTTCAGGTATAGGTAAGGCTATGGCCCATAAGTGGTCACAATTAGGATACAAAGTAGTTCTATCTGCCAGACGTCAAGAATTATTGAAGGCTATTGCAATGGGGATAAAAGATTCCGGAGGGGAAGCATTAGTTATTCCAGTTGATATTATGGAAGAGACTTCTATTGAAAAAGCCGTCCAGCAAATAATTACTAGCTTGGGGCGTTTGGATGTAGTGGTAGCAAATGCAGGATTTGGGGTAATTGGCAGTATTGAAAAGCTAACGGCGAAAGACTGGAATAGACAATTACAGGGCAATGTCACGGGTCTAGCATTGACCGTTAAATATGCACTCCCCTATTTGGAGAAGACTAATGGACGAATTGGTTTGGTAGGCAGTATAGCTGCCTATCTTCCTAACCCTTATGTAGGTGCCTATGGTGCTTCCAAGGCCGCGGTAAATTCTATTGGTAAAACCTTACAGGTTGAATTAAAGAATAGTGGGGTGAGTTGTACAACGCTCCATCCAGGGTTTGTGGTCTCCGAGATTGCCAGGGTTGACAACGATGGTGTTTGGCATCCTGATAGACCAGATCCTCGTCCATCAAATTTAATGTGGCCTACAGACAAGGCTGCTAAGGTAATGGTAAGGGCTATCCTTAAGCGAAAAAGAAATTATGTCTTTACTGGTCATGGAAGAATTTTGGTGTGGCTTCAGAGATGGTTTCCGGGACTCGTACGAACTATAATTTCAAAAGGGCCAAAACCTGAATTATAA
- a CDS encoding Crp/Fnr family transcriptional regulator yields MINTERILQEIEKTYMPLSNKCKQEFIACSKVSTFKRGDVVVSEGQFSKKAYLIVEGCSRAYYLKDGKDISDWFTFENEFMAPIVSFFSDKPSPHYVEFIEDSTVLEFSKDSIDKLTSKHHDFERFISRVVTETMLGLCERLYTIQFNKADERYTHLLQIYPNITNRIPLTHIASYLGITLETLSRIRNPKKSNLI; encoded by the coding sequence ATGATAAATACCGAAAGAATTTTACAAGAAATAGAGAAAACGTATATGCCATTATCAAATAAGTGCAAGCAGGAATTCATCGCTTGTTCTAAGGTTAGTACTTTTAAAAGAGGTGATGTGGTGGTTTCTGAAGGACAGTTTTCTAAAAAGGCCTATTTAATTGTGGAAGGTTGTTCAAGAGCCTATTACTTAAAGGATGGTAAGGATATCTCGGATTGGTTTACATTTGAAAATGAGTTTATGGCACCCATTGTTAGTTTTTTTAGTGACAAACCCAGCCCTCACTACGTTGAGTTTATAGAAGATTCCACGGTTCTAGAGTTTTCAAAAGACAGTATAGATAAATTAACAAGTAAACATCATGATTTTGAGCGATTTATTAGCAGAGTGGTAACAGAAACCATGCTTGGACTTTGTGAACGATTATACACTATTCAGTTTAATAAGGCCGATGAAAGGTATACCCACTTATTACAGATATATCCTAATATCACTAACCGAATCCCACTGACTCATATTGCTTCTTATTTAGGAATTACACTTGAAACATTAAGTAGAATAAGAAATCCTAAAAAGTCGAATTTGATTTAA
- a CDS encoding winged helix-turn-helix transcriptional regulator, protein MKKVAVINSSETCQTRIVAIKDAMEILSGKWKFHIIGTLIHGEKLRFMELLREVDGIGAKMLSKELQDLEMNHLVSRTVLNTKPATVEYQITDFGKSLAPIIDEIAKWGIAYRNFVYTNS, encoded by the coding sequence ATGAAAAAAGTAGCTGTCATAAATAGTAGTGAGACCTGTCAAACAAGGATAGTGGCTATAAAAGATGCCATGGAGATATTATCGGGCAAATGGAAATTTCACATCATCGGAACCTTAATCCATGGAGAAAAATTACGTTTTATGGAATTGTTGAGGGAAGTGGACGGTATTGGGGCTAAAATGCTTTCAAAGGAATTGCAGGATTTAGAAATGAATCACCTAGTGAGTCGTACTGTTTTAAACACTAAACCCGCAACGGTTGAATATCAAATTACGGATTTTGGAAAATCATTGGCACCCATTATCGATGAAATCGCCAAATGGGGAATAGCCTATAGGAATTTTGTATATACCAATTCCTAA
- a CDS encoding DsbA family oxidoreductase, producing MKIEIWSDVMCPFCYIGKRNFETALSQFADKDHIEVEWKSFQLDPDIPEVPNESYEQYLVKRKGLSLEQVQGMLANVTESAKQVGLEYNFDTSVMVNSRKAHQLIQFAKSKNLGDAAEERLFKAFFTEGKSIADIATLTQLGIEIGLDETEIQEAFTDDRYSHYATQDIQEARQIGVNGVPFFVVDRKYAISGAQPSVAFLETLEKSFAEWRTLNPENKLEIIEGQSCTTDGTCE from the coding sequence ATGAAAATAGAAATCTGGAGTGATGTAATGTGTCCATTCTGTTATATTGGAAAAAGGAATTTTGAAACGGCCTTATCACAATTTGCAGACAAAGACCATATTGAAGTAGAATGGAAAAGTTTTCAATTAGATCCTGACATTCCTGAGGTACCCAATGAAAGTTACGAGCAATACCTTGTAAAGCGCAAAGGTTTGAGTCTGGAGCAAGTTCAAGGTATGTTAGCCAATGTAACAGAATCTGCCAAACAAGTAGGTCTTGAGTACAATTTTGATACCTCCGTAATGGTGAATTCTAGAAAAGCGCATCAGCTTATACAATTTGCTAAATCCAAAAATTTAGGAGATGCCGCAGAAGAGCGCCTATTTAAGGCATTTTTTACGGAAGGAAAAAGCATTGCCGATATCGCCACCTTAACTCAATTAGGGATAGAGATTGGTCTGGATGAAACTGAAATACAAGAAGCCTTTACCGATGACCGGTATAGTCACTATGCAACTCAGGATATCCAAGAAGCCAGACAAATTGGTGTAAACGGAGTTCCCTTCTTTGTAGTTGACCGGAAGTATGCTATATCAGGTGCTCAGCCCTCAGTTGCCTTTTTAGAAACCCTTGAAAAGTCCTTTGCAGAATGGCGAACACTAAATCCTGAAAATAAACTTGAAATCATAGAAGGTCAAAGTTGTACTACTGACGGTACCTGTGAATAA
- a CDS encoding FUSC family protein, whose amino-acid sequence MKSLLAFKNTDQQWHLPLIAGLSVGIPMLLGWLLDNMEGGKLGSLAGLSILYIQSYKLSTRMILLMTCCFGIMISYTVGLLFSFNAMVAPFALGILSFGIHYSLHKLRFTKPPGNFFFIMIASIAICTPFNYESIPEKIGYVAMGTILTCGLGLVYSLLTLNPTTESTGRIPQKKSTASIVESATFALFMGISLAVAFFLELDNPYWIPISCLAVMQGISTKHVWLRALQRILGTFIGLGITWLLFASNPSPLFIVIGFILLQIIIEFLVVRNYTLAVIFITILTIILAESGGELSMDINEVFMARMVDITLGSLIGIIGGWILYHKKLYSKVDKGLSKIKSKKQ is encoded by the coding sequence ATGAAATCACTACTGGCCTTCAAAAATACTGACCAGCAATGGCATTTACCCCTTATTGCCGGCTTATCTGTTGGTATTCCAATGCTCTTGGGTTGGCTACTTGATAATATGGAAGGTGGAAAACTTGGATCTCTGGCAGGTCTTTCTATACTGTATATACAATCCTATAAACTTAGCACACGAATGATCTTACTGATGACTTGCTGCTTTGGTATTATGATTTCCTATACAGTGGGTCTACTATTTTCATTCAATGCCATGGTTGCTCCATTTGCCTTGGGTATATTGTCATTTGGAATTCATTATTCTTTACATAAACTAAGGTTTACTAAACCTCCAGGCAACTTTTTCTTTATTATGATTGCCTCAATTGCTATTTGTACGCCTTTTAATTATGAAAGCATTCCTGAGAAAATTGGATATGTAGCCATGGGTACCATCCTGACCTGCGGATTGGGATTGGTTTATAGTCTTCTCACGCTTAACCCTACTACCGAATCAACTGGTAGGATCCCACAAAAAAAGAGCACCGCCAGTATCGTAGAGTCAGCCACTTTTGCCTTATTTATGGGAATATCCTTAGCTGTTGCCTTTTTCCTGGAGCTAGACAACCCCTACTGGATTCCTATTTCGTGTTTAGCTGTTATGCAGGGAATTAGTACAAAACACGTTTGGCTACGTGCTTTGCAACGTATTCTGGGAACCTTTATAGGTCTGGGAATCACTTGGCTTCTTTTTGCCAGTAACCCATCACCCCTATTTATCGTTATTGGGTTTATACTACTGCAAATAATTATTGAATTCCTGGTGGTTAGAAATTATACCCTAGCAGTTATATTTATTACCATACTTACCATAATTTTAGCGGAATCCGGGGGAGAACTCTCCATGGATATTAATGAAGTCTTTATGGCTCGGATGGTTGATATAACTCTTGGAAGCCTTATTGGTATTATAGGAGGATGGATACTGTATCACAAAAAACTATATTCCAAGGTGGATAAAGGTTTATCTAAAATCAAATCCAAAAAACAATAA
- a CDS encoding AraC family transcriptional regulator, with protein MIKVLVIIDDSSEFSRRLLRGLIKYSNDNESWIFFQLPSYYKSLNGTNGIVDWAKEWKADAVIARWDHEESLLAQLNVPIIFQNYKKRSECFSNLTGDYIGTGVMAAHFFMERNYQNFAFYGNINAVWSKERGEGFRKEVEKFEGKYYHFETENLREEPWSKSHIELEKWVCSLPKPIALFACDDTFALQISEVCKLNNISIPNEIALLGVDNDELICNLSDPPISSIVLDVERGGYELGRLIHQLVKKEKLGPGNVTIKPMRIELRNSTEKYNIENKHILTVVDYIVANFTSDISIDFLTELVPLSRRNLEVKFKNEMGTSIYQFILQNRIEYFSKLLLNTDRSLFELALESGFNDCKNISRIFKKFKGHTPVEFRQRLQELSAVNA; from the coding sequence ATGATAAAAGTATTGGTTATTATTGATGATTCCTCAGAGTTCAGTAGGCGCCTTCTTAGAGGATTAATTAAGTACTCAAATGATAACGAATCGTGGATTTTTTTTCAATTACCTTCTTACTATAAGTCTTTGAATGGAACCAATGGTATTGTAGATTGGGCCAAGGAATGGAAGGCGGATGCGGTAATAGCCAGATGGGATCATGAGGAGTCTTTGCTGGCACAATTAAATGTTCCAATCATCTTTCAGAACTATAAAAAAAGGAGTGAATGTTTCTCTAACCTAACAGGTGATTATATAGGAACAGGAGTCATGGCTGCTCATTTTTTCATGGAAAGAAATTACCAAAACTTTGCTTTTTACGGTAATATAAATGCGGTATGGTCCAAAGAACGCGGGGAAGGGTTTAGAAAGGAAGTGGAGAAATTTGAAGGGAAATATTATCATTTTGAAACTGAAAATTTAAGGGAGGAACCTTGGAGTAAAAGTCATATAGAACTCGAAAAATGGGTATGCTCTTTGCCTAAACCCATTGCATTGTTTGCTTGTGATGACACCTTTGCTTTACAAATATCTGAAGTATGTAAGCTTAACAATATAAGTATCCCAAATGAGATTGCACTGCTAGGTGTGGATAATGATGAATTGATATGTAATTTATCTGACCCACCAATTTCATCCATCGTTCTTGATGTGGAAAGAGGAGGTTATGAACTAGGCAGATTAATTCATCAATTAGTAAAAAAGGAAAAGCTGGGGCCAGGTAATGTTACCATTAAACCCATGCGTATTGAACTACGTAATTCTACCGAAAAATATAATATTGAGAATAAACATATCCTAACTGTGGTAGACTATATCGTTGCTAATTTTACTTCCGATATATCTATTGATTTTTTAACAGAATTGGTCCCATTGTCTAGAAGAAACCTGGAGGTCAAGTTTAAAAATGAAATGGGTACTTCAATATATCAATTTATTCTTCAAAATCGAATAGAGTATTTCTCAAAGCTATTGCTAAATACAGATAGATCTTTGTTTGAATTGGCCCTTGAATCTGGCTTTAACGACTGTAAAAACATCTCTCGTATTTTTAAAAAATTTAAAGGCCATACCCCAGTAGAGTTTCGCCAAAGGCTACAAGAATTAAGTGCAGTTAATGCGTAG